A single window of Polaribacter sp. SA4-10 DNA harbors:
- a CDS encoding ATP-binding protein: protein MIKEAKLMDYNINYKEFYETFPSGFFSSLPNGTIINSNKNFLALINYSREEVIGKKKFTDFLSLGEKIYFENVFAPALKLSGSIEEVNFNFTKKGGTRFPVLVNSVEIKDISETHLYTHSVVFNIEQRKKYEQELLKSKKNANELSNKLTAVNKELRSRTELISKQKLQLEEFNQNLENKNSQLSSFAHIASHNLRAPVSNLMVLKDFYKENTDVKDKAMLFSKVEIVIDRLSETLNELIESLIVQENKDIMYDAVNFDTTFAKTLAVLDIQILDSKAVVTSNFSEAPTIEYPKLYMESILLNLISNSIRYRAPDRVAQIHFHTEIINNEILLIASDNGLGMDLKKYGHKLFGLNNTFHRHPDSKGVGLFMTKAQIEAVGGSVTVESEVDKGTTFKIILKKKNND from the coding sequence TTGATAAAAGAAGCAAAATTAATGGATTATAATATAAATTATAAAGAATTTTATGAAACCTTTCCTAGTGGTTTTTTTAGTTCCTTACCTAATGGTACCATCATTAATTCAAATAAGAATTTCTTAGCACTCATTAACTATTCGCGAGAAGAAGTCATTGGTAAAAAAAAGTTCACAGATTTTCTTTCTCTTGGAGAAAAAATATATTTTGAAAATGTGTTTGCTCCTGCTTTAAAGTTAAGTGGCAGTATAGAAGAAGTGAATTTCAATTTTACAAAAAAAGGGGGTACTAGATTCCCTGTCTTAGTAAACTCCGTAGAAATAAAAGATATCTCGGAAACCCATTTATACACACATTCTGTAGTATTTAATATTGAACAAAGAAAAAAATATGAGCAGGAACTTTTAAAGTCCAAAAAAAATGCAAATGAGCTCTCTAATAAATTAACAGCGGTCAATAAAGAATTACGAAGTCGGACTGAATTAATTTCAAAACAAAAATTACAATTAGAGGAATTCAACCAAAATTTAGAAAATAAAAACAGTCAGCTTTCTAGTTTCGCACATATTGCATCACATAACTTAAGAGCACCTGTTAGTAATCTTATGGTATTAAAGGATTTCTATAAAGAAAATACAGATGTAAAGGATAAAGCGATGCTCTTTTCTAAAGTTGAAATCGTTATTGATCGTCTTAGTGAAACATTAAATGAATTAATCGAGTCTTTAATAGTACAAGAGAATAAAGATATTATGTACGACGCTGTTAATTTTGATACTACTTTTGCGAAGACACTCGCAGTTTTAGATATTCAAATATTAGATTCAAAAGCAGTAGTAACCTCTAACTTTAGTGAAGCTCCTACTATCGAATACCCAAAACTGTATATGGAAAGTATACTACTAAATCTAATATCTAACTCTATTAGATATCGTGCACCTGATCGCGTAGCACAGATTCACTTCCACACAGAAATTATCAATAATGAAATCTTACTTATTGCATCAGATAATGGATTGGGCATGGATTTAAAAAAATACGGGCACAAACTTTTTGGGCTTAATAACACATTTCATAGGCACCCAGATTCTAAAGGAGTTGGCCTTTTTATGACTAAAGCTCAAATAGAAGCTGTAGGCGGCTCTGTAACTGTAGAAAGTGAAGTGGACAAAGGAACTACTTTCAAAATAATTTTAAAGAAAAAAAATAATGATTAA
- the merTP gene encoding mercuric transport protein MerTP, protein MSSEKKLVGTTIITAIAASLCCVTPVLALIAGTSGVTATFSWIEPFRPYLIALTILILAIAWYQKLKPKKQEIDCECEDEKPKFMNSKKLLFLVTLFAGLMLAFPYYTQIFYPNTNKKVVYVSESDLNKVEYRIKGMTCTGCEVHIESEVHQLDGIIEVKANHEKGNTIVKYDKTKVTNKEIEDAVGKTGYKIIE, encoded by the coding sequence ATGAGTTCAGAAAAGAAGTTAGTAGGCACCACAATTATTACTGCAATAGCGGCTTCATTATGTTGTGTTACACCCGTTTTAGCCTTAATAGCAGGAACAAGCGGAGTAACAGCAACATTTTCTTGGATTGAACCGTTTAGACCCTACTTAATTGCGCTTACAATTTTAATATTAGCAATTGCTTGGTACCAAAAATTGAAGCCAAAAAAACAAGAAATTGATTGTGAATGTGAAGACGAAAAACCAAAATTCATGAACTCAAAAAAGTTGCTGTTTTTAGTTACGTTGTTTGCAGGATTAATGCTTGCTTTTCCATATTACACTCAAATATTTTACCCAAATACAAATAAGAAAGTAGTTTATGTATCAGAATCTGATCTCAATAAAGTTGAATATCGTATTAAAGGAATGACTTGTACTGGATGCGAAGTACATATAGAAAGTGAAGTGCATCAACTTGATGGAATCATTGAAGTTAAGGCAAATCACGAAAAAGGGAATACAATTGTTAAATACGATAAAACAAAAGTTACCAATAAAGAAATTGAAGATGCTGTTGGAAAAACTGGATATAAAATTATAGAATAA
- a CDS encoding response regulator, producing MIKKIPLIGIIDDDTIYQFILTSIINKNKLAENILSFFDGEKAIQYFVNNKMNSEKIPDILFLDVNMPIMDGWMFIEEYARIKKEMIKKTAIFMLSSSVNPIDIERAGKISEISAYIIKPIKLEEVKRIFDNHEIFS from the coding sequence ATGATTAAAAAAATTCCGCTAATTGGGATTATCGATGATGATACAATTTATCAATTTATATTAACTAGCATTATCAACAAAAATAAATTAGCTGAAAATATTCTTAGTTTTTTTGATGGAGAAAAAGCCATTCAATATTTTGTGAATAACAAAATGAATAGTGAAAAAATACCAGATATCCTTTTTCTTGATGTAAATATGCCAATCATGGATGGGTGGATGTTTATAGAAGAATATGCGCGAATAAAAAAAGAGATGATAAAAAAAACCGCCATCTTTATGTTAAGCTCTTCGGTAAACCCAATTGATATTGAAAGAGCAGGTAAAATAAGTGAAATTTCCGCCTATATCATAAAACCAATAAAACTTGAGGAAGTGAAAAGAATTTTTGACAACCACGAAATCTTCTCATAA
- a CDS encoding helix-turn-helix domain-containing protein, with translation MKKEKKYKPVLQNTHLEFDPHLTENEVWLTTEQAMVHLNVSRSTMYRLRKQHNIPSFKLGHSPMYPKHLLNKLFMRKALGNVNKTEPLF, from the coding sequence ATGAAAAAAGAAAAAAAGTACAAACCAGTATTACAAAATACCCATTTAGAATTTGACCCCCATTTAACAGAAAATGAAGTATGGCTAACTACAGAACAAGCCATGGTACATTTAAATGTTAGCCGCAGTACCATGTACCGATTGCGCAAACAACACAACATTCCTAGTTTTAAACTAGGCCATAGCCCCATGTATCCAAAACACTTATTAAACAAGTTATTTATGCGTAAGGCACTTGGCAATGTAAATAAAACAGAACCCCTTTTTTAG
- a CDS encoding IS110 family transposase, producing MKNYSDVIGIDVSKLTLDAHIHNRVVHRVFSNTPKGYKALLSWTETYLKEQVYFFCFENTGHYSTNLSVYLSENDLDYVEESPLAINRSSGVVRGKTDKLDSAMIARYAWLYKEELVLSSPKEQDIQELGRLLSFRDQLVRDRTGKMSSLKEMQTLLSSPSTDDCCNIIKKTIHYLTKQIIALENHIKNLMSKDESLQKNYELLNTLKGVGLVLSCQLLYHTSNFKRFDSWRQFSSYCGVAPFEHSSGTSIHRKNRIHHIGDRKMKTLLTLASVSAIQCDQELKQYYNKKVSEGKPKMVAINNVRNKILSRAFAVVKRGTPYVVLQKFVA from the coding sequence ATGAAAAATTATTCAGATGTTATTGGTATTGATGTATCTAAATTAACCTTAGATGCACATATTCACAACAGGGTGGTACACCGCGTATTTTCAAATACGCCTAAAGGGTACAAAGCACTTTTGTCTTGGACAGAAACGTACTTAAAAGAACAGGTTTATTTTTTCTGTTTTGAGAATACAGGACATTACTCTACAAACCTTAGTGTTTATCTGTCAGAAAATGATTTAGATTACGTTGAAGAAAGCCCTTTAGCAATTAACCGCTCGTCAGGTGTTGTTAGAGGAAAAACAGATAAGCTTGATTCAGCTATGATTGCTAGATATGCTTGGCTTTACAAAGAAGAACTTGTTTTAAGTAGTCCAAAAGAACAAGATATTCAAGAATTAGGACGCCTGTTATCCTTTAGAGATCAGTTGGTAAGAGACCGCACGGGTAAAATGAGTAGTCTCAAAGAAATGCAAACCTTGCTTAGCAGTCCATCAACTGATGATTGCTGTAACATTATCAAAAAAACCATTCATTATCTTACAAAACAAATTATAGCATTAGAGAACCATATAAAAAACCTAATGAGTAAGGATGAATCATTACAAAAGAATTATGAGCTTTTAAATACCTTAAAAGGCGTTGGATTAGTGCTTTCTTGTCAGCTGTTATATCACACGAGTAACTTTAAACGATTTGATAGTTGGCGTCAGTTTTCAAGTTATTGTGGTGTAGCTCCTTTTGAGCACAGTTCTGGAACTAGCATACATCGAAAAAATAGAATTCATCACATAGGAGATAGGAAGATGAAAACACTGTTAACACTAGCCAGTGTTAGTGCGATACAATGCGACCAAGAATTAAAACAATATTATAATAAAAAAGTTTCAGAAGGAAAACCAAAAATGGTTGCTATCAATAATGTTAGAAATAAGATTTTATCAAGAGCTTTTGCAGTAGTAAAAAGAGGAACTCCTTATGTCGTATTACAAAAATTTGTAGCTTAA
- a CDS encoding DUF6266 family protein, with the protein MATFEKGILGGFSGKVGNVVGARWRGKNVMRSLPQRGNYTATAKQEEQRLKFKTVIGFLSPIVDVLNSYYGSAQGDKSRANLATSYHLKNAVLSTPTGAVMEYAKVVISKGDLRGIDGGTVAAAAEQTLNFGWQDNSGQGKATATDAFMVVVYAPELNLFYTNIAVATRDATTATVTLPNFMASFEVEVWVSFSKPETNLAAISTYMGAITVL; encoded by the coding sequence ATGGCAACATTTGAAAAAGGCATCCTTGGCGGATTTTCTGGCAAAGTAGGTAATGTAGTAGGAGCGAGATGGAGAGGGAAAAATGTAATGCGTAGTTTACCACAGCGTGGTAATTACACCGCTACCGCAAAACAAGAAGAACAACGTTTAAAATTTAAAACCGTTATTGGTTTTTTAAGTCCTATTGTAGACGTTTTAAACAGTTATTATGGGAGTGCACAGGGCGATAAATCGCGTGCTAACTTGGCAACTTCGTATCATCTTAAAAACGCAGTACTTAGCACCCCTACCGGCGCGGTAATGGAGTACGCCAAAGTAGTAATAAGCAAAGGCGATTTAAGAGGTATTGATGGGGGCACCGTTGCAGCTGCAGCTGAACAAACCCTAAATTTTGGTTGGCAAGACAATAGCGGACAAGGAAAAGCAACTGCCACCGATGCATTCATGGTTGTGGTCTATGCACCTGAGCTAAATTTGTTTTATACCAACATAGCAGTTGCTACCAGAGATGCTACAACGGCAACCGTAACGCTACCTAATTTTATGGCAAGTTTTGAGGTAGAAGTTTGGGTTTCTTTTAGCAAGCCAGAAACCAATTTAGCAGCCATTAGCACCTATATGGGGGCTATTACAGTACTGTAA
- a CDS encoding DUF6642 family protein: protein MLKKRPQLPQEQLIDTDYFIYCLEAVPNIETVKVTEAHKSLEQLTMQYGIASIYKTCDTIEGLEDSINALVLDDHNFKDYEIIYLVITGEANSICLNDYYYSLQEIAEIFEGRLKGKILHFSNAKVLDLDEEEAQYFLDITGAKGVSGYGNEFNGITSSNLDKAFFNLFKKDENIIEVVEALHQKHYNVCKLLDFRLYY, encoded by the coding sequence TTGTTAAAGAAAAGACCGCAATTACCCCAAGAACAATTGATAGATACAGATTATTTTATTTACTGTTTAGAAGCAGTTCCTAATATAGAAACGGTCAAAGTAACCGAGGCACATAAAAGTCTAGAGCAATTGACCATGCAATATGGCATAGCCAGTATTTATAAAACATGCGACACTATTGAAGGGCTAGAAGATAGCATAAACGCATTGGTCTTGGATGATCATAACTTTAAAGACTATGAGATCATCTACTTGGTGATTACGGGTGAAGCAAATAGTATTTGTTTAAATGACTACTACTATAGTTTACAAGAAATTGCAGAAATTTTTGAAGGAAGGTTAAAAGGAAAGATTTTACATTTTTCAAATGCAAAAGTGCTGGATTTAGACGAAGAAGAAGCACAATATTTTTTAGATATCACTGGCGCAAAAGGTGTTTCTGGGTACGGCAATGAATTTAATGGAATAACGAGCTCAAATCTTGATAAAGCATTCTTTAACTTATTTAAAAAGGATGAGAATATCATAGAGGTTGTAGAAGCGTTGCATCAAAAACATTACAATGTCTGTAAATTACTTGATTTTAGATTGTATTATTAA
- a CDS encoding T9SS type A sorting domain-containing protein, with amino-acid sequence MKKIYFKTILTFCILLTSFSQAQTYIIDASGSGNCSANTGIDNPFLCISAGAAINVGTFTDTNTSGTLTAIDMDVYDACNGDFEVFLNNVSVGTGTTTGTNCACESIASNPNITKNISITVTPAIAGAYVVGGVNTISISTSTQQCFYGVEITAVIGTLGVENFNSNNAIKIYPNPASDFITISGLKNRENFRVYDVLGTEIIKGKIIDNGEIAIKNFSNGIYFLKFDNGNTIKFIKE; translated from the coding sequence ATGAAAAAAATTTACTTTAAAACAATTTTAACTTTCTGTATTTTATTAACAAGCTTCTCACAAGCTCAAACCTACATCATTGATGCATCAGGTTCAGGTAATTGCTCTGCAAATACAGGAATAGACAATCCATTTCTTTGCATCTCAGCAGGTGCTGCAATTAATGTCGGAACCTTTACTGACACAAATACTTCAGGGACACTTACTGCAATCGACATGGACGTATATGATGCTTGTAATGGGGATTTTGAAGTTTTTCTTAACAATGTTTCTGTTGGTACTGGAACAACTACAGGAACCAATTGTGCTTGTGAGTCAATTGCATCTAACCCAAATATTACAAAAAATATTTCTATTACGGTTACACCAGCAATTGCTGGAGCTTATGTAGTTGGAGGAGTTAACACGATATCAATATCAACTTCAACGCAACAATGTTTCTATGGTGTTGAGATTACTGCTGTAATAGGTACTCTAGGAGTTGAAAATTTTAACAGCAATAATGCAATAAAAATATACCCAAATCCAGCTTCAGATTTTATAACTATTTCTGGTCTAAAAAATAGAGAAAACTTTAGAGTATACGATGTTTTAGGGACTGAAATTATTAAAGGAAAAATAATTGATAATGGAGAAATTGCAATAAAAAACTTCTCTAACGGAATTTACTTTTTGAAATTTGATAACGGAAATACAATTAAATTTATAAAAGAATAA
- a CDS encoding AAA family ATPase — translation MTEINTGIGIKAIKVNKLFGHYNYDLPKKGDIKELNKLFILYGDNGAGKTTVLNLIFYLLSTKDRSGYKTKLAQTKFELFSIKLTNGIEIGASRTKSVIGSYTYYIKKGGRFLRKIELKAAKNTHEIQVEPFTPEDIEFRKFLDFIQDLNISIYFLSEDRKTLSSQDSSDHDDEIGFLSNTSDIELSNRYEKIRTKKYLNEKRLSLELTVERFIDWIRKQVIQSSKVGETNTLHIYSELIKNVDKPKEKIPPLNQLIKKINVLEKQSEKLSEIGLIDSLDFKELKSSISSISIENKGSLPGIIQLFVNSTNARLDALQGLYDVINDFINAINDFYTNKTLSFNLTRGFSIKHKSGEPLHLQMLSSGEKQLLLLFINTITATDKATIFIIDEPEISLNIKWQRMLLKTLLKFSSKNNVQFIIATHSIELLAPNTNNVVKLED, via the coding sequence ATGACAGAAATAAATACAGGAATAGGAATAAAAGCAATAAAAGTCAACAAGTTATTTGGACATTACAACTATGACCTTCCTAAGAAAGGTGATATTAAAGAGTTGAATAAGCTCTTTATTCTTTACGGAGATAATGGTGCAGGTAAAACAACTGTTTTAAATCTAATTTTTTATCTTTTATCAACAAAAGACAGAAGTGGTTATAAGACTAAACTAGCACAAACTAAATTTGAATTATTTTCAATAAAGCTTACAAATGGAATTGAAATCGGAGCGTCAAGAACAAAATCTGTTATTGGTTCATACACTTATTATATTAAGAAAGGTGGTCGTTTTCTTAGAAAAATTGAGTTAAAAGCAGCAAAAAATACTCACGAAATTCAAGTTGAACCTTTTACTCCTGAAGATATTGAATTCAGAAAATTTCTTGACTTTATTCAGGACTTAAATATTTCAATTTATTTTCTTTCAGAGGATCGAAAAACTTTAAGTAGTCAAGACTCAAGTGACCACGATGACGAAATAGGGTTTTTATCCAACACATCAGACATTGAACTTTCAAATAGGTATGAAAAAATAAGAACTAAGAAATATCTTAACGAAAAAAGATTATCACTTGAATTAACTGTTGAAAGATTTATAGATTGGATTAGAAAACAAGTTATTCAAAGTTCAAAAGTGGGAGAAACTAATACTCTGCATATTTATAGTGAATTAATAAAAAACGTTGATAAACCTAAAGAAAAAATACCACCTCTAAATCAGTTGATAAAGAAAATAAATGTTTTAGAAAAACAAAGCGAAAAACTTTCAGAAATAGGGTTAATTGATTCATTAGATTTTAAAGAACTAAAAAGTTCTATTTCATCAATTAGTATCGAAAATAAAGGATCTCTACCAGGTATTATCCAATTATTTGTTAATAGTACAAATGCAAGATTAGATGCTCTTCAAGGTCTATATGACGTAATTAATGATTTTATAAATGCTATAAACGATTTCTATACTAATAAAACATTGTCTTTCAATCTAACTAGAGGATTTTCTATCAAGCATAAGTCAGGAGAACCACTTCACCTTCAAATGTTATCTTCGGGTGAAAAGCAATTATTACTTTTATTTATAAATACGATAACTGCAACAGACAAAGCGACAATTTTTATTATAGATGAACCTGAAATTTCTTTAAATATTAAATGGCAAAGAATGCTTTTAAAGACATTATTAAAATTTAGTTCAAAAAACAATGTTCAATTCATAATTGCAACTCATTCTATTGAACTATTAGCACCAAATACTAATAATGTTGTAAAATTAGAAGATTAA
- a CDS encoding GDCCVxC domain-containing (seleno)protein, whose product MEVQLKSTITCPKCSHKKEEEMPTNACQFFYECNNCKEVLKPKEGDCCVYCSYGTVACPPIQENNSCC is encoded by the coding sequence ATGGAAGTACAATTAAAATCAACAATAACATGCCCAAAATGTAGTCATAAAAAAGAAGAAGAAATGCCAACAAACGCTTGTCAATTCTTTTACGAATGTAACAACTGCAAAGAAGTACTTAAACCTAAAGAAGGAGATTGTTGCGTTTATTGTTCTTACGGCACAGTTGCTTGTCCGCCAATTCAAGAGAATAATAGTTGTTGCTAA
- a CDS encoding T9SS type A sorting domain-containing protein produces MQKKTERLTTSLLEKRYLDSLIYQEWDTDFNTWRFTTKQEFIYENDRIKTETVYTWNGAESELTPILKSEYTFDANGNLISEIQSIAGLTLDWTLHQKTDYTYFLNKDGVYKLLIEENFANYTVNPQWINTYKFELSYDEFETMVVQEIVYEWDAGENKWTNMYSDDYDYTSGLLSSIINSLWNNDDNKWEPYAKWDYFRDSFKINEEIQYWWDTDLTNDWVQESRFVYEYGIGLDAMPILTIETAFIWDTEKDYWQNYYKDEYQYDNHGNRSLGTYYEWIETPGEWAQYYKDAFIFDLNYSFSDLIAPFNYEEEIDDTSVYFNNMVIGYRGYEYVNQVWEDNMKMLFFYSDYTNVLSIDDEKLPKAIAVYPNPVKDKLCIQGVSKPSKVSIYNVLGKLVFSETTSSEVDLEGLQSGIYIVKIMDQQKETTRKFIKN; encoded by the coding sequence GTGCAAAAAAAGACAGAGAGACTTACAACCAGTCTTTTAGAAAAAAGGTACCTGGATAGTTTAATATACCAGGAATGGGATACCGACTTTAACACATGGAGATTTACAACTAAACAGGAATTTATCTATGAAAATGACAGAATAAAAACAGAAACAGTTTATACATGGAATGGGGCAGAATCAGAATTGACACCAATTCTAAAAAGCGAATACACATTTGATGCCAATGGAAATCTAATTTCAGAAATTCAATCCATTGCAGGCTTGACACTCGATTGGACATTACACCAGAAAACTGATTATACCTACTTTCTTAACAAAGATGGTGTTTATAAATTATTGATTGAGGAAAACTTTGCAAACTATACTGTTAATCCTCAATGGATTAATACATATAAATTTGAATTGTCTTATGATGAATTTGAAACAATGGTAGTTCAGGAGATTGTTTATGAATGGGATGCTGGAGAGAATAAATGGACAAATATGTATTCAGATGATTATGACTATACAAGTGGCTTATTATCTTCTATAATAAATTCTTTATGGAATAATGACGACAACAAATGGGAACCATATGCTAAATGGGACTATTTTAGAGACAGTTTCAAAATAAATGAAGAAATTCAATACTGGTGGGATACAGATCTTACCAACGATTGGGTTCAGGAATCTAGATTTGTGTATGAATATGGAATAGGTCTCGATGCGATGCCTATCTTAACCATTGAAACAGCCTTTATTTGGGATACAGAAAAGGACTATTGGCAAAACTATTATAAGGATGAATATCAATATGACAACCATGGTAATCGATCTTTAGGAACTTATTATGAATGGATTGAAACTCCCGGAGAATGGGCTCAATATTATAAGGATGCATTTATTTTTGATCTCAATTATAGTTTTAGTGACTTAATAGCACCCTTTAATTATGAGGAAGAAATTGATGATACTTCCGTTTATTTTAATAACATGGTTATTGGTTACAGAGGATATGAATATGTGAACCAGGTTTGGGAAGATAACATGAAAATGCTATTTTTTTATTCTGATTACACAAATGTATTAAGCATTGATGATGAAAAATTGCCGAAAGCCATTGCTGTGTATCCAAATCCAGTAAAAGACAAACTATGTATTCAAGGAGTGTCAAAGCCTTCAAAAGTTTCAATCTACAATGTGTTAGGTAAATTAGTGTTCTCTGAAACAACTTCAAGTGAAGTAGATTTGGAGGGCTTACAAAGTGGTATCTATATTGTAAAAATTATGGACCAACAAAAAGAAACAACTCGCAAGTTTATAAAGAACTAA
- a CDS encoding alpha/beta fold hydrolase: MLENLIKNNNVTIHGTGSKVLFFVHGYGCDQNMWRFITPHFKDTYKIVLIDLVGSGKSDENAYDYDKYNSLEGHADDIINICDALNLQDVCIVAHSVSAMIATLAAIKRPALFKKLIMIGPSPRYINDADYVGGFSQKDIAELLETLDSNYLGWSSAMAPVIMDNLDRPALAAELEASFCQNNPEIASHFARVTFLGDNRNDLKKLATDTLILQSKTDAIASVEVGQFVNNNISNSKLVVLETIGHCPHMSAPNKTIEAMKNYLL; encoded by the coding sequence ATGTTAGAAAATCTAATAAAAAATAATAATGTAACAATTCACGGCACCGGTAGCAAAGTTCTGTTCTTTGTTCACGGATATGGATGTGATCAAAATATGTGGAGGTTTATTACTCCTCATTTCAAAGACACTTACAAAATAGTTCTTATAGACCTTGTTGGCTCAGGTAAATCTGATGAAAATGCCTATGATTATGACAAATACAATTCGCTTGAAGGTCATGCAGATGATATCATCAATATTTGTGATGCGCTAAATTTACAAGACGTTTGTATTGTTGCGCATTCTGTGAGCGCTATGATAGCCACACTTGCAGCTATAAAAAGACCAGCGCTCTTTAAAAAATTAATTATGATTGGGCCATCTCCCAGATATATTAATGATGCTGATTATGTTGGTGGGTTTTCTCAGAAAGATATTGCCGAACTTTTAGAAACTTTAGATTCTAATTACTTAGGTTGGTCTAGTGCGATGGCGCCTGTTATTATGGATAATCTTGACAGACCAGCGTTAGCAGCAGAATTAGAAGCCAGTTTTTGTCAAAATAATCCAGAAATAGCATCCCATTTTGCAAGAGTCACCTTTTTAGGAGACAACAGAAATGACCTTAAAAAACTTGCTACAGATACACTAATCCTACAATCTAAAACAGATGCTATAGCTTCCGTTGAGGTAGGACAATTTGTAAATAACAACATCTCTAACAGCAAACTTGTCGTATTAGAAACAATAGGTCATTGCCCTCATATGAGTGCACCCAATAAAACGATTGAAGCAATGAAAAACTATTTATTATAG
- a CDS encoding DUF4435 domain-containing protein has translation MAGNYKRKLSEHLALLELEPKSKDLFIEGPEDANIFELFLECHSINDVQIYPIDIIDFSDVGINLLSNREKVLFLSKKIHEKFNDSLKNVTCIIDKDFETLKEDADSNPYLSYTDFANLEMYLFNEKSLNKILKIGLKNFPLSSVEVIKTLTPILVDNFCLRYAREKINCSYQLIQPEKVFQYSQGSMSYNQVEVLHKFLNKNNCLNKKIEFEEEIKFVKEKYKELNESRLFIHGKDFLEFFFNLIKKIKNTYSFTLKTFTRAVFLSIENEILRPYNLFTELELKYRKVSA, from the coding sequence ATGGCAGGAAATTACAAAAGAAAATTAAGTGAACATTTAGCCTTGCTTGAACTAGAACCTAAGAGTAAAGATTTATTTATAGAAGGTCCTGAAGATGCCAATATTTTTGAATTATTCCTTGAATGTCATTCAATTAACGATGTCCAAATTTACCCAATAGATATTATTGACTTTTCTGATGTAGGTATAAATCTCTTATCAAATCGCGAAAAAGTATTATTTCTATCAAAAAAAATACACGAAAAATTTAACGATTCACTTAAAAATGTTACCTGCATTATAGATAAAGATTTTGAAACGTTAAAAGAAGACGCTGACTCTAATCCATATCTATCCTATACTGATTTCGCAAATTTAGAAATGTACTTATTTAATGAAAAAAGTTTGAATAAAATTCTAAAAATTGGATTAAAAAACTTCCCATTATCTTCTGTAGAAGTCATTAAAACATTAACACCCATTTTAGTTGACAACTTTTGTTTAAGATATGCACGTGAAAAAATTAATTGTAGCTATCAATTAATCCAACCTGAAAAAGTTTTTCAATATTCACAGGGTTCTATGTCATACAATCAAGTAGAGGTTTTGCATAAATTCCTTAACAAGAATAACTGTTTAAATAAAAAAATAGAATTTGAAGAAGAAATCAAATTTGTTAAGGAAAAATATAAAGAGCTAAATGAATCTAGATTATTTATACACGGAAAAGACTTTTTAGAATTTTTCTTTAATTTAATAAAAAAGATAAAAAACACATACAGTTTTACTTTGAAAACTTTCACTAGAGCTGTATTCTTATCAATTGAAAATGAGATTTTAAGACCATATAATTTATTTACCGAATTGGAATTAAAATACAGAAAAGTCAGTGCCTAA
- a CDS encoding metalloregulator ArsR/SmtB family transcription factor, with protein sequence MEKAICIRLKAYAKQIINCREVVQELETSFEDLSNILSLTGNPVRLKILYLLNQEGRLCVCDLSDILEMNVSAISQHLRKLKDRKLIYSQKEAQTIFYSIKKDKISLLTPFFKIVADSNLLEVKL encoded by the coding sequence ATGGAAAAAGCCATTTGTATAAGGTTAAAAGCATACGCTAAACAAATAATAAACTGTAGGGAAGTTGTTCAAGAATTAGAAACTTCTTTTGAGGATCTTTCTAATATTTTAAGTTTAACGGGAAACCCTGTTCGATTAAAGATATTGTATTTATTAAATCAAGAAGGACGTCTTTGTGTTTGTGATTTAAGTGATATTTTAGAAATGAATGTTTCAGCAATTTCACAACATCTAAGAAAACTAAAAGACAGAAAACTTATTTACTCTCAAAAGGAAGCACAAACTATCTTTTATTCCATTAAGAAAGATAAAATATCACTATTAACGCCATTTTTTAAAATAGTAGCAGATAGTAACCTTTTAGAAGTTAAACTATGA